In a genomic window of Shouchella clausii:
- a CDS encoding ABC transporter permease: MARIIAERLVTSLFVIFGSTILVFTTLYVLPGDPVDSIIDPSVATPEMVENLRKELGIDQPYHVRLIHYFSDLFRGDFGQSLVNSTPVLPQIIEQFPKTLALTIVSSCISIIVGITLGVLSAVHRNKTIDVLARMIGLFGISMPTFWTGILLILIFSVALGWLPSLGSDGWQTLILPSFTLGIIGAGFIIRMVRNSMLEVISENFITTLRAKGLTERAIMYRHALKNALIPALTMMGMMIGDMLAGTVIIETVFSRQGIGRLIADAIMASDLPVVQGVIFFTAILYILINLIVDLSYSAIDPRVRRSILHD; this comes from the coding sequence ATGGCACGAATCATAGCCGAACGGCTTGTTACATCTTTGTTTGTTATCTTTGGTTCAACGATTCTAGTATTTACAACACTATATGTCTTGCCGGGAGACCCTGTGGACTCGATCATTGACCCTTCCGTTGCGACGCCTGAAATGGTAGAGAATTTGCGCAAAGAGCTTGGCATCGATCAACCCTACCATGTCCGGCTCATTCATTACTTCTCTGATCTGTTTCGGGGCGACTTTGGCCAATCATTGGTAAACTCCACACCCGTGCTGCCGCAAATAATCGAGCAATTCCCTAAGACGCTCGCTTTAACAATAGTTAGCTCTTGCATTTCAATTATAGTTGGTATCACGCTTGGTGTCCTCTCGGCAGTGCACCGAAATAAGACGATTGATGTATTGGCAAGAATGATCGGGCTATTCGGAATCTCCATGCCTACCTTTTGGACCGGCATTCTGCTTATTCTCATTTTTTCCGTCGCACTTGGTTGGCTCCCTTCCCTTGGATCGGATGGATGGCAAACATTGATTCTTCCAAGCTTTACACTTGGCATTATCGGAGCGGGCTTTATCATTCGAATGGTACGTAACAGCATGCTTGAGGTGATCAGCGAGAATTTCATTACAACTCTACGTGCCAAAGGATTAACTGAACGAGCGATTATGTACCGACATGCATTAAAAAATGCTTTAATTCCAGCATTAACGATGATGGGGATGATGATTGGTGATATGTTAGCTGGCACGGTGATTATCGAAACCGTTTTTTCTAGGCAAGGGATAGGTCGCTTGATTGCGGATGCAATTATGGCTAGTGATTTGCCTGTTGTCCAAGGGGTGATTTTTTTTACCGCGATTTTGTATATCTTGATTAATCTCATTGTTGATCTGTCTTATTCAGCCATTGATCCACGTGTGAGACGCTCCATTTTACATGACTAA
- a CDS encoding GNAT family N-acetyltransferase produces MPQPITIRAFTVADKDEVQQLLIESYSQYEAVFRSPEAWSEYVMTMRASVDNPNVERILVATKGPNIVGTVQLFESGDKAYQRPGLVINHPVIRLLAVHPNARGQGVAQRLIKESLKIATAKGADYLYLHSGDIMSQAIKLYEWLGFKRDESKEFLNGESLVKCFRFDLKKECGRFDETGAGKTINRDSQAFAPASRAVKRGV; encoded by the coding sequence ATGCCTCAACCAATCACCATTCGTGCATTTACAGTCGCTGATAAGGACGAAGTGCAACAGCTTTTAATCGAGAGCTACAGCCAGTATGAAGCCGTATTTAGAAGCCCGGAAGCGTGGTCAGAGTATGTCATGACAATGAGAGCATCTGTTGATAATCCAAACGTCGAGCGCATATTGGTTGCTACAAAGGGGCCCAACATTGTCGGGACGGTGCAACTATTTGAATCAGGAGATAAAGCGTATCAACGGCCAGGACTTGTAATCAACCACCCGGTTATTCGTTTGCTTGCTGTTCACCCAAACGCAAGGGGGCAAGGTGTAGCGCAACGACTTATTAAAGAAAGTTTGAAAATCGCCACGGCAAAAGGGGCAGATTATCTTTATTTGCATTCCGGTGACATCATGAGTCAGGCAATCAAATTGTACGAGTGGCTAGGCTTTAAACGAGACGAATCGAAGGAATTTTTGAATGGCGAGTCCCTTGTAAAGTGTTTTCGTTTTGACTTAAAGAAGGAGTGTGGACGATTTGACGAAACAGGAGCTGGAAAAACGATTAATCGAGATTCGCAGGCATTTGCACCAGCATCCAGAGCTGTCAAAAGAGGAGTTTGA
- a CDS encoding amino acid ABC transporter ATP-binding protein has protein sequence MLEVVNVSKSFQGMEVLKNIDFKVEQGEVVAIIGPSGAGKSTLLRCLNFLERPDKGTIEIGGQKVNAEKPSKKDIFRLRQQSTMVFQQYHLFKNKTALENVSEALIVTKKMNKREAEVIGKELLDEVGLSSKYNHYPVALSGGQQQRVGIARALALNPSVILFDEPTSSLDPELVGEVLQVIRQLVFNKNQTMLIVTHEMNFARDVADRVIFMADGVIVEEGTAEELFTNPEQDRTQRFLQQFTLQQGKKGGRENEPVSFG, from the coding sequence ATGTTGGAAGTGGTGAACGTGAGTAAGTCTTTTCAAGGGATGGAAGTGCTTAAAAATATTGATTTTAAGGTAGAGCAAGGAGAGGTCGTAGCGATTATAGGCCCTTCAGGTGCTGGAAAATCAACATTGTTGCGTTGTCTTAATTTTCTGGAACGTCCTGACAAGGGGACGATTGAAATAGGCGGACAAAAGGTGAACGCTGAGAAACCATCTAAAAAGGATATTTTTCGTTTACGCCAACAAAGTACAATGGTTTTTCAACAATACCATTTATTTAAAAACAAAACCGCGCTTGAAAATGTAAGCGAGGCGTTAATTGTCACTAAGAAAATGAACAAACGAGAAGCAGAAGTGATTGGAAAAGAGCTGTTAGACGAGGTCGGTCTTTCTTCAAAATACAATCATTATCCGGTGGCATTGTCGGGAGGACAACAACAACGAGTAGGCATTGCCCGTGCTCTAGCCCTCAATCCGAGTGTGATTCTCTTTGATGAACCTACATCTTCCCTAGATCCAGAGTTAGTAGGGGAGGTTTTGCAAGTGATCCGCCAATTGGTTTTCAACAAAAATCAAACGATGCTTATTGTCACCCATGAAATGAATTTTGCTCGTGATGTCGCGGATCGGGTTATTTTTATGGCTGATGGGGTGATTGTGGAGGAAGGAACAGCCGAGGAACTATTCACAAACCCTGAACAGGACCGAACACAACGTTTTTTGCAACAGTTTACGCTCCAACAAGGGAAAAAAGGTGGGAGAGAGAATGAGCCAGTTTCGTTTGGCTAA
- a CDS encoding amidohydrolase, translating into MTKQELEKRLIEIRRHLHQHPELSKEEFETTKSITGWLLEKDIEIRQTSLPTGVFAEIKGGKPGPTIAIRADIDALPIQEQTGLPFASLAEGKMHACGHDFHTAALIGAAYLLKEEEEQLTGTVRFLFQPAEESGAGAEKVINDGQLEGVDAIIGLHNKPDLPVGTVGLKDGPLMAAVDRFKVVVKGVGGHAGLPQKGHDPIAAAAQLVTALQTIVSRDTSPLENAVVSVTKITGGNSWNIIPEDVTLEGTVRTFDSAVRQHVKERFYQISEYISQAFQVESAVKWYAGPPPLVNDPVITDITRAAARSLRLTVVNPERSTAGEDFSYFLHQIPGSFAFFGTNGAEDWHHPSFTVDETALIKAAYYLFNSGKELLKHVQVREGVLG; encoded by the coding sequence TTGACGAAACAGGAGCTGGAAAAACGATTAATCGAGATTCGCAGGCATTTGCACCAGCATCCAGAGCTGTCAAAAGAGGAGTTTGAAACAACGAAGTCGATCACGGGCTGGCTGCTTGAAAAGGACATTGAGATCCGGCAAACCTCATTGCCAACTGGGGTTTTTGCGGAGATCAAAGGCGGAAAGCCTGGCCCGACGATTGCCATTCGCGCTGATATTGATGCGTTACCCATTCAAGAGCAGACTGGTCTGCCGTTTGCTTCATTAGCGGAAGGCAAAATGCATGCGTGCGGCCATGATTTTCATACAGCTGCTTTAATCGGTGCCGCTTATTTGTTGAAGGAAGAGGAAGAACAGTTGACAGGAACAGTTCGGTTCTTGTTTCAACCAGCAGAAGAATCAGGCGCAGGAGCAGAAAAGGTGATAAACGATGGCCAGTTAGAAGGTGTGGACGCTATCATAGGCTTGCATAATAAGCCAGATTTGCCTGTGGGCACTGTTGGTTTAAAAGACGGGCCATTAATGGCAGCAGTTGATCGTTTTAAAGTGGTGGTAAAGGGCGTCGGTGGGCATGCGGGTCTGCCACAAAAAGGCCATGACCCGATCGCAGCAGCTGCTCAACTGGTCACAGCGCTACAGACAATTGTCAGCCGTGATACGTCACCATTAGAGAATGCTGTTGTTAGTGTTACAAAAATCACAGGAGGAAATAGCTGGAATATCATCCCAGAGGATGTTACGTTAGAAGGCACGGTGCGTACGTTTGATTCAGCTGTGAGGCAGCATGTGAAGGAGCGTTTCTATCAGATTTCAGAGTATATTAGCCAAGCCTTTCAAGTTGAGTCAGCTGTTAAGTGGTATGCGGGGCCACCTCCATTAGTCAACGATCCAGTGATTACTGATATAACGAGAGCGGCTGCACGATCACTTCGGCTGACGGTGGTGAATCCAGAACGTTCCACAGCTGGAGAAGATTTTTCGTATTTTTTGCACCAAATCCCAGGCTCGTTTGCTTTTTTTGGGACGAATGGCGCCGAAGATTGGCATCACCCGTCCTTTACAGTAGATGAAACAGCACTCATAAAAGCAGCATATTACCTATTTAACAGTGGCAAAGAATTGCTTAAACATGTCCAAGTTCGTGAGGGTGTGTTGGGCTAG
- a CDS encoding LLM class flavin-dependent oxidoreductase has protein sequence MLHGAGGNMASWKHESGPADASVNISHYQQLVQKAEQAKFDFAFVADGLSINKDVLPHFLNRFEPLTILSALAATTSHIGLVGTLSSSYSEPFTVARQFGSLDLISGGRAGWNVVTSPSSGAARNHSRGSFPNHSLRYEIAEEHLEVVKGLWDSWEDDAFLFDRESGTYFDPEKMHTLNHVGKHFQVEGPLNIQRSKQGQPVVFQAGSSNAGRELAAKTADAVFTNHQTVEDAQALNQDVKNRAVSYGRKPEDLLILPGIGPIIGNTEEEVEEKYAALRNGSSIEAALHYLGRYFDHYDFSQFPLDEPFPDIGDIGSENFRSTTDQIKRDARIHGKTLREVALEATTPRSSFSGTPLHVANEIERWFLSGACDGIIFGSPLLNDGLDLFIKKVLPILQERGIAQTEYPGTTLRDNLGLPFKQSRYAARKTQ, from the coding sequence ATGCTTCACGGAGCTGGAGGAAATATGGCTTCATGGAAACATGAATCCGGTCCTGCAGACGCCAGTGTGAACATAAGCCATTACCAGCAACTTGTCCAAAAAGCCGAACAGGCAAAATTCGATTTTGCTTTTGTCGCAGACGGCTTATCAATTAACAAAGATGTCTTGCCCCACTTTCTGAATCGCTTTGAGCCACTTACGATTCTTTCTGCCTTAGCAGCTACCACTTCCCATATCGGTTTGGTCGGAACCCTGTCAAGTTCTTACTCGGAACCATTCACAGTCGCTAGACAATTTGGCTCCCTTGACTTGATTAGCGGCGGGCGTGCTGGATGGAATGTCGTTACCTCGCCTTCTTCCGGCGCTGCCCGTAACCATAGCAGGGGCTCTTTTCCAAATCATTCATTGCGATACGAGATTGCTGAGGAGCACCTTGAAGTCGTTAAAGGATTGTGGGATTCATGGGAGGACGATGCATTTTTATTTGATCGGGAAAGCGGCACGTACTTTGATCCAGAGAAAATGCACACCTTAAACCATGTCGGGAAGCATTTTCAAGTAGAAGGACCCTTAAACATCCAACGCTCCAAGCAAGGACAACCTGTTGTCTTTCAAGCCGGTTCTTCAAACGCAGGAAGAGAGCTTGCTGCCAAGACAGCAGATGCGGTCTTTACAAATCATCAAACGGTCGAAGACGCACAAGCTTTAAATCAAGATGTTAAAAACAGAGCTGTTTCGTATGGCCGCAAGCCAGAGGATCTTTTAATTTTACCCGGCATTGGTCCGATTATCGGCAACACGGAAGAAGAAGTCGAGGAAAAATATGCCGCCTTACGAAATGGGAGCTCCATTGAAGCAGCGCTTCATTATTTAGGTCGTTACTTCGACCACTATGATTTTAGCCAGTTTCCATTGGATGAGCCATTCCCAGATATTGGCGACATTGGGTCTGAGAATTTCCGCTCAACGACAGACCAAATTAAGAGAGACGCACGAATACATGGAAAGACATTGCGCGAAGTCGCGCTTGAAGCAACAACACCACGGAGTAGCTTTTCTGGCACGCCCCTCCATGTCGCCAATGAGATCGAAAGATGGTTTCTCTCCGGGGCCTGTGATGGCATTATTTTTGGTTCACCGCTGCTCAATGATGGCTTGGATCTTTTCATTAAAAAGGTACTACCAATCTTGCAGGAGCGCGGCATTGCCCAAACCGAATATCCTGGCACCACGTTACGCGACAATCTCGGTCTACCGTTTAAACAAAGCAGGTATGCTGCTCGTAAAACACAATAG
- a CDS encoding GNAT family N-acetyltransferase, translating to MSQFRLANEADAEQLLHLTRRAYQPIRELGIHFSTAHADLDYVKKNINENLCYVFVGGEGVIQASVSVRLPWSSNPGPLGLPHIWWFAVDPINGRNGIGSSLLSWCEREVVHTQLKSPAVSLGTSNAHPWLVDYYKQRGYHVVEGLQNGKRPDAVFMKKKFSYKEEALEIKVRRPIQEWKIIDGHSLVE from the coding sequence ATGAGCCAGTTTCGTTTGGCTAATGAAGCAGATGCAGAGCAATTGCTTCATTTGACTCGGCGTGCTTATCAACCGATTCGAGAGTTAGGCATTCATTTTTCAACAGCGCACGCCGACCTTGATTATGTAAAAAAGAACATCAACGAGAATTTATGCTACGTCTTTGTAGGAGGAGAAGGAGTCATTCAAGCATCAGTGTCTGTGCGCTTGCCTTGGAGCAGCAATCCCGGTCCACTTGGCCTACCCCATATTTGGTGGTTTGCAGTCGACCCGATAAACGGAAGGAACGGCATCGGTAGCTCGTTATTGTCATGGTGCGAGAGAGAAGTGGTGCATACCCAGTTAAAAAGCCCGGCGGTTTCATTGGGAACTTCAAACGCTCATCCGTGGTTAGTCGATTATTACAAACAAAGAGGCTATCACGTGGTAGAGGGATTGCAAAATGGAAAACGTCCGGATGCTGTTTTTATGAAAAAAAAGTTTAGCTATAAGGAAGAGGCTCTAGAAATTAAAGTGAGGCGCCCTATACAAGAATGGAAAATCATTGACGGGCATTCCTTAGTGGAATGA
- a CDS encoding amino acid ABC transporter permease, translated as MLEMFPILLPYVPMVLGMSVIATGLAIILGLILGVITKNRVPILYHISLVFISYFRGTPSLVQIFIFYFGLPQLFPQLLFINGFTAVIIALSLRNAAYLSEVFRSSLTAVEKGQLEAALSVGMSKGQALKRIVLPQAIRTAVPPTGNFFIMIIKETSLAFTIGVTDMFAQAKLSAASSYNFFESYVAVALIYWALTALFSFLQSLYERRIDKPYERGVSI; from the coding sequence ATGTTAGAAATGTTTCCGATCTTATTGCCATACGTGCCAATGGTGTTAGGCATGTCCGTTATTGCAACGGGTTTAGCGATTATTCTTGGATTAATTCTCGGGGTTATTACAAAAAACAGAGTTCCGATTTTGTATCACATATCGCTTGTATTCATTTCCTATTTTCGTGGTACCCCATCGCTTGTACAAATTTTCATTTTTTATTTTGGGTTGCCTCAACTCTTCCCCCAATTGTTATTTATTAATGGCTTTACGGCTGTGATTATTGCTTTAAGTTTGCGAAATGCGGCTTATTTATCCGAAGTGTTTCGTTCAAGCCTAACGGCGGTAGAAAAAGGACAGTTAGAAGCTGCTCTATCTGTTGGCATGAGCAAAGGGCAGGCACTAAAACGAATTGTGCTTCCACAAGCCATTCGAACAGCGGTACCACCAACTGGTAATTTTTTTATTATGATCATTAAAGAGACTTCCTTGGCTTTTACAATTGGTGTGACAGATATGTTTGCCCAGGCAAAATTATCTGCCGCGTCGAGTTACAATTTTTTTGAAAGCTATGTGGCCGTCGCCCTTATTTATTGGGCTTTAACCGCTCTTTTTTCCTTTTTGCAATCACTCTATGAGCGGAGAATCGATAAGCCATATGAGCGGGGGGTGTCTATTTAA
- the ssuE gene encoding NADPH-dependent FMN reductase translates to MPNVAIIYGGNSHQSRLKGLYQKTESYFKKEGFSTEAIFVHELPAEDLLSANYASEAIAQANAKVANASVVVVLTPVYKAAYSGILKSYLDLLPQKGLEGKAVLPLVLGGSFGHLLAIDYALKPVLSSLGATTILSGAYVLDTHIEKLGNEQFFITAEIDERVDRVLKLAKEESTRALRAY, encoded by the coding sequence ATGCCAAACGTTGCGATTATCTATGGGGGCAATAGCCATCAATCACGATTAAAAGGATTGTATCAAAAAACGGAATCCTATTTTAAAAAGGAAGGATTTAGCACAGAGGCGATTTTTGTTCATGAGTTGCCTGCCGAGGATTTGCTTTCAGCCAATTATGCAAGCGAAGCGATCGCACAAGCAAATGCAAAGGTTGCGAATGCTTCAGTTGTGGTTGTACTAACCCCAGTGTATAAAGCAGCCTATTCTGGTATATTGAAATCATACTTAGATTTGCTTCCGCAAAAGGGGCTTGAAGGAAAAGCAGTTCTTCCGCTTGTGCTTGGAGGGTCATTTGGACATTTGCTCGCCATCGACTATGCTTTAAAGCCAGTCCTTTCTTCCTTAGGAGCAACAACGATTTTAAGTGGCGCTTACGTACTTGATACTCATATCGAAAAACTAGGGAACGAGCAATTCTTTATTACAGCAGAGATTGACGAGCGTGTTGATCGAGTGTTGAAGCTGGCAAAGGAAGAATCGACCCGGGCGCTACGTGCGTATTAA
- a CDS encoding glutaredoxin family protein, with protein MSNNVSIIVWSKQGCHYCQEVKDYLEGQQLAYQTIDVTNQDDRRDILEAKYGIRHVPVVEIGKNEVYKGITQIGLSHLEEALAPSFLANETVKELVGKKMTKE; from the coding sequence ATGTCAAATAACGTTTCCATTATCGTGTGGTCCAAACAAGGATGCCATTATTGCCAAGAGGTAAAGGACTATTTAGAGGGGCAGCAACTCGCTTACCAAACGATTGATGTGACAAATCAGGATGATCGAAGGGATATTTTAGAAGCAAAATATGGTATTCGCCATGTACCAGTCGTTGAGATAGGAAAAAATGAGGTTTACAAGGGCATTACGCAAATCGGGTTGTCCCACTTGGAGGAGGCACTTGCTCCTTCCTTTTTGGCGAACGAAACGGTGAAGGAGCTCGTGGGAAAGAAGATGACAAAGGAGTGA
- a CDS encoding ABC transporter ATP-binding protein gives MPSLLDIQHLDVAFENKNRRLPVLNDVSLSINKGETVCLVGESGSGKTVTSKAIMRLIDYEQGIITGGHIYFNNQNIAELTPKELRDLRGNKIAMVFQEPMSAFDPVYTIGFQIAETILRHKRMSKQKAWEQGIRLLEKVGIPEPALRMKQYPGEMSGGMLQRTMIAMALSCEPELLIVDEPTTALDVTIQAQILLLLQQLKQEFNMSILLITHDLGIAAEIADRIVVMYAGKVVEQATTVDLFATPMHPYTQGLLQSVATMEQNERTRLYSIAGAIPSLSNLPSGCLFHPRCPHATNRCRTEVPPLEQKKGREVACWHTEVLLTEQKSSPLEVIPEVSTQVANASINKNELLFQLKNVSKHYRVNGPMFFQSSKRIRAVDNISFSIRKGETFGLVGESGSGKSTLGRMLLQLENATEGEVMFQNEDLTKFKSAKLRAVRQNMQMISQDPYGSLDPRWTIADIISEPLRTHQKLSKKQRQQRVEHLLSAVGLDPACAARHPHEFSGGQRQRIGIARAIALEPSFILADEAVSALDVSVQAQIVNLLRDLQKQYGLTYLFIAHGLNVVRYISDRIGVMYLGEMVEIGPSEEIFNAPAHPYTKALIASNPKLEPTQKRVHAAIDGEIPSPINPPAGCRFHTRCPYADRKCRTEHPSLLPLGEDHFVACHYPL, from the coding sequence ATGCCTAGTCTATTAGACATCCAGCACCTTGACGTTGCGTTTGAGAATAAAAACCGTCGCTTGCCTGTTTTAAACGATGTCTCCCTTTCCATTAATAAAGGAGAAACGGTATGCCTTGTTGGAGAATCGGGCAGTGGCAAAACGGTTACCTCAAAAGCGATCATGCGCTTAATTGATTACGAGCAAGGCATCATTACAGGTGGACACATTTATTTTAACAACCAAAACATCGCCGAATTAACCCCTAAAGAACTGCGAGACCTGCGTGGCAATAAGATAGCGATGGTCTTTCAAGAACCGATGTCTGCCTTTGATCCTGTTTATACAATTGGCTTTCAGATTGCCGAAACGATTCTTAGACATAAGCGTATGAGCAAACAGAAAGCATGGGAACAAGGGATTCGTTTGCTTGAAAAAGTTGGAATTCCAGAACCGGCCTTGAGGATGAAACAATATCCTGGCGAAATGTCTGGAGGCATGCTACAGCGCACGATGATTGCGATGGCACTCTCCTGTGAGCCCGAACTTTTAATCGTCGACGAACCAACGACTGCTCTGGATGTGACCATCCAGGCTCAAATCTTGTTATTGTTGCAACAGCTAAAACAAGAATTCAATATGTCGATTCTTCTCATCACTCACGACTTAGGCATTGCTGCTGAAATTGCTGATCGCATTGTCGTTATGTACGCAGGAAAAGTGGTGGAGCAAGCTACCACTGTGGACTTATTCGCAACACCTATGCACCCCTATACACAAGGCTTGCTTCAATCCGTCGCAACGATGGAGCAAAACGAGCGCACCAGGCTTTATTCGATTGCCGGAGCGATTCCTAGTTTGTCAAACTTGCCATCTGGGTGTCTCTTCCATCCAAGGTGTCCTCATGCGACCAATCGTTGCCGCACGGAGGTCCCACCACTTGAGCAAAAAAAGGGACGTGAGGTTGCTTGCTGGCATACGGAAGTCCTTCTTACTGAGCAAAAGTCATCCCCGTTGGAGGTGATTCCAGAAGTTTCTACTCAAGTGGCAAACGCCTCCATCAACAAAAACGAACTGCTTTTCCAATTGAAGAATGTCAGTAAACATTATCGTGTGAATGGACCGATGTTCTTTCAATCATCTAAACGAATTCGTGCTGTAGATAACATCAGCTTTTCGATTCGAAAAGGAGAAACCTTTGGTTTAGTTGGAGAATCAGGAAGCGGAAAGTCGACTTTAGGGCGAATGCTCTTGCAATTGGAAAATGCAACAGAGGGAGAGGTAATGTTCCAAAATGAAGATTTAACAAAATTTAAATCAGCCAAGCTACGGGCCGTTCGCCAAAATATGCAGATGATTTCCCAAGATCCATACGGTTCACTTGATCCACGCTGGACGATAGCTGACATTATTTCCGAACCGCTCCGAACCCACCAAAAATTATCTAAGAAACAACGACAACAACGCGTGGAACACTTACTCTCTGCTGTTGGCCTTGACCCTGCCTGCGCAGCTCGCCACCCCCATGAATTTTCAGGCGGTCAGCGCCAGCGAATTGGCATTGCCCGAGCCATCGCGTTAGAACCGTCCTTTATCCTTGCAGATGAGGCTGTGTCTGCGCTTGACGTTTCCGTCCAAGCCCAAATTGTAAACTTGTTACGCGACTTGCAAAAACAATATGGATTAACGTATCTCTTTATCGCGCACGGGCTCAATGTCGTTCGTTACATTTCAGATCGAATTGGCGTCATGTACTTAGGAGAAATGGTTGAAATCGGTCCAAGCGAAGAAATCTTTAATGCGCCTGCCCACCCGTACACGAAGGCGCTTATCGCATCAAACCCAAAACTTGAGCCAACACAAAAACGGGTTCATGCAGCGATTGATGGAGAAATCCCTTCACCAATTAACCCACCGGCTGGCTGCCGGTTTCACACACGTTGTCCTTATGCTGATCGCAAATGTCGAACCGAACACCCATCTCTCCTACCACTTGGAGAAGACCATTTTGTTGCTTGCCATTACCCTCTCTAA
- a CDS encoding ABC transporter permease — protein MRETTINKNVLKTQKNVLAPQTKQRAFGSADIFACAAGVVICFIVVCALAPQWVAPYPPTQMVHEAILQAPSIAHLFGTDQFGRDVFSLVVHGSRDSLFIGGLSVAVGGIAGGMIGAFSGYIGGRVDRLLMRMIEILMTIPGILLALAIAASLGPSLFNVVFAIAVASIPGYARVMRGQVMSIKGRPFITASQSIGVSQSKIFFSHVLPNAASPMIVMATLGMGTAILAGSGLSFLGLGVLNEVPDWGALLSQGRGFLTVAWWICTFPGLAITAFVLSINIIGDWLRDYLDPKKQRV, from the coding sequence GTGAGGGAAACCACCATAAATAAAAATGTATTAAAGACGCAAAAAAACGTTCTCGCACCTCAAACCAAACAGCGTGCCTTTGGCTCAGCCGACATCTTTGCCTGTGCAGCTGGGGTTGTTATTTGTTTCATTGTCGTCTGCGCATTAGCTCCCCAGTGGGTTGCCCCTTACCCGCCAACGCAGATGGTTCATGAAGCCATCCTTCAAGCGCCCAGTATAGCCCATCTTTTTGGCACAGATCAATTCGGCCGTGATGTCTTTAGCCTCGTTGTCCATGGAAGCCGTGACTCTCTGTTCATTGGAGGTCTATCCGTCGCAGTTGGCGGTATCGCTGGGGGAATGATCGGAGCATTTTCCGGATATATAGGCGGAAGAGTAGATCGTCTCCTTATGCGCATGATCGAAATTCTTATGACAATCCCTGGCATTTTGCTTGCTTTAGCGATAGCTGCATCCCTTGGACCAAGCCTGTTTAATGTTGTTTTCGCCATTGCGGTTGCTTCGATCCCAGGTTACGCAAGAGTCATGCGTGGGCAAGTCATGAGCATTAAAGGACGGCCTTTCATTACAGCCTCCCAATCAATTGGCGTCTCGCAAAGCAAGATTTTCTTCTCTCACGTTCTTCCCAATGCCGCCTCCCCAATGATTGTGATGGCCACATTGGGAATGGGAACAGCGATTCTTGCAGGTTCGGGCTTGAGCTTTCTAGGATTAGGTGTGCTCAATGAAGTTCCTGACTGGGGGGCTCTACTCTCACAGGGAAGGGGGTTCCTTACCGTCGCCTGGTGGATTTGTACATTTCCGGGCCTTGCGATTACAGCATTTGTTCTTTCAATAAATATAATTGGTGACTGGCTTAGAGACTACTTAGATCCGAAAAAACAACGAGTGTAG